One segment of Mycobacterium spongiae DNA contains the following:
- a CDS encoding RND family transporter, whose translation MTTIARFIYRFAPLVIGAWILAAVVANLVAPRLEQLITSGDQPYLPAGTPTALAVQRSAEAFSQVPTDNVGYLVLQRYGGLDERDRSFYDHLVVALRADSRHVHEVVDWWGVPTIAKAAVSEDQHVATAAVRFSGMVGTTQASESITAARAIAAGLDPPDGLQIFITGPGATIMDEFAAIDRQTQLITATTLAALFILLLVLYRSLITPMVPLLSVVGAFALVKPVVSVLIQQGFVGVSLFSLWLSVAVVVGVGTGFSIFLIGRYHERRRQDFAPSEALADAYRGVAPAIVGSTLIVVTALGAVGWLSLARIGMFATTGVLCSIGVLAVGLAVLTLTPALIALASRAGLAKPPHRKRTLRRFRRLGTVVARWPAPILVGSGVFVLILLIALQGVPIGWDEAKATPRWAESNRGYQAVDDHFPPNQLLPDTVTIETDHDIRNPAGLTAIERITAAIMAIRGVRMVQSASHPTGLVSKQAAMNPSAGNIGDRLDEFSDQLASRSETFDNLETAANSMLNAVDLLQAGIQQGTYGVGQASLAVRLMQEAVKELRAATGDVIDIFDPLRRFTGAIPDCPTNAVCSAADEVVQWANKVVERSEGLADSARQLGQGIADAALAPANGPGVPTDLQAALDGASAQLDQMRASAAGLKAMLNDVGEASIRELPGYLHELAAVSQSGPGVDLYAARRILNDPKMRPVLKDFISQDGRATRLLVYGDGQEWGSDGAERARAIVAAVAAATKGGSLQPTAVELTGVGPLTRDLQDLVGSDLSKLAIITFAVIFVISALFLRSPVAGLILVGTAGTSYLCALGASMLIWRHILGRDLHWSVPPIAFVLVVAVGSTCNLLLTLRIREEVPAGPRTAIIRAFATTGALATIAGMVVGLAVAALAASSVLSVAQIGVAVGVGLVLDALVVRNLVLPALLVVLGRWSWWPGSPGYSLQDVESPDRSSEVVATSAM comes from the coding sequence GTGACCACGATCGCACGATTCATCTACCGGTTCGCGCCGCTGGTCATTGGTGCCTGGATCCTCGCTGCGGTCGTGGCCAACCTCGTCGCACCGCGACTTGAGCAGCTCATCACCAGTGGTGACCAACCGTACTTGCCTGCTGGCACCCCCACTGCGCTTGCCGTGCAACGGTCGGCTGAGGCATTCTCGCAGGTCCCCACCGACAACGTCGGCTACCTCGTCCTCCAGCGATACGGCGGTCTCGACGAGCGCGACCGGTCGTTCTACGACCACCTGGTAGTGGCTCTACGCGCTGACTCGCGCCATGTCCACGAGGTCGTGGACTGGTGGGGAGTGCCAACCATCGCCAAGGCGGCCGTGAGCGAAGATCAGCACGTGGCGACGGCCGCGGTGCGGTTTTCCGGCATGGTCGGAACCACGCAAGCAAGCGAGTCGATCACTGCGGCGCGCGCCATCGCGGCGGGACTGGACCCGCCCGACGGTCTGCAGATATTCATCACCGGTCCGGGCGCAACGATCATGGACGAATTCGCGGCCATCGACCGGCAGACGCAGCTCATCACGGCGACGACGTTGGCGGCGCTGTTCATCCTGTTGTTGGTTCTGTACCGATCACTGATCACACCGATGGTGCCCTTGCTGTCAGTAGTTGGGGCGTTCGCACTGGTCAAGCCGGTCGTTTCGGTTCTCATCCAGCAAGGCTTCGTCGGCGTATCACTGTTCTCCCTCTGGCTCAGCGTTGCGGTCGTTGTCGGAGTGGGCACCGGCTTCTCGATCTTTCTCATCGGCCGCTATCACGAGCGGCGCCGACAAGATTTCGCGCCGTCGGAGGCGTTGGCGGACGCGTACCGTGGCGTGGCGCCAGCCATCGTGGGCTCGACCCTCATCGTGGTCACCGCCTTGGGCGCGGTGGGTTGGCTCAGCCTCGCCCGCATCGGCATGTTCGCCACCACGGGTGTCTTGTGTTCTATCGGCGTGCTGGCGGTGGGATTGGCCGTACTCACCCTGACACCGGCCCTCATCGCGCTCGCCAGCCGCGCCGGCCTCGCCAAACCGCCCCATCGCAAACGCACGCTGCGGCGGTTTCGGCGCCTCGGCACCGTTGTGGCCCGCTGGCCGGCGCCGATTCTGGTAGGCAGTGGCGTATTCGTACTCATCTTGTTGATAGCCCTACAGGGAGTGCCAATCGGTTGGGACGAGGCCAAGGCGACCCCACGCTGGGCGGAGTCCAACCGCGGCTACCAGGCGGTTGACGACCACTTCCCACCGAACCAGTTGCTGCCCGATACGGTCACAATCGAGACCGACCACGACATCCGCAACCCCGCCGGTCTGACCGCAATCGAACGAATCACCGCTGCGATCATGGCGATTCGCGGTGTGCGCATGGTCCAATCGGCGAGCCACCCCACCGGACTGGTGTCCAAACAAGCCGCCATGAACCCGTCGGCAGGGAATATCGGTGATCGGTTGGACGAGTTCTCCGACCAGCTCGCATCGCGGTCGGAAACGTTCGACAACCTCGAAACCGCAGCGAATAGCATGTTGAACGCGGTCGATCTGCTCCAGGCTGGCATCCAACAGGGCACCTACGGCGTTGGTCAGGCAAGTCTGGCCGTTCGATTGATGCAGGAAGCGGTGAAAGAGCTTCGGGCCGCGACAGGTGACGTCATCGATATTTTCGACCCGCTGCGGAGATTCACCGGCGCGATACCGGACTGCCCGACAAACGCGGTGTGTTCGGCAGCCGACGAGGTGGTGCAGTGGGCAAACAAGGTCGTTGAGCGGTCGGAGGGCTTGGCCGATTCGGCCAGGCAGCTGGGACAGGGAATCGCCGATGCCGCCTTGGCGCCAGCCAACGGCCCCGGCGTCCCCACCGATCTGCAGGCCGCGTTGGACGGCGCCAGCGCTCAGCTAGATCAGATGCGCGCGTCGGCGGCTGGCTTGAAAGCGATGCTCAACGATGTAGGTGAAGCATCGATACGGGAGCTCCCCGGCTATTTGCACGAACTTGCCGCGGTGTCCCAGAGTGGTCCCGGCGTAGACCTCTACGCTGCCCGGCGGATCCTGAACGATCCGAAAATGCGGCCGGTCCTCAAAGACTTCATCTCGCAGGACGGACGTGCGACGCGCCTGCTCGTTTATGGCGATGGGCAGGAGTGGGGCAGTGATGGCGCCGAACGTGCTCGTGCCATCGTGGCCGCGGTGGCAGCGGCGACCAAGGGTGGCAGCCTGCAACCGACCGCGGTTGAACTAACCGGCGTTGGACCGCTCACCCGGGACTTGCAGGATCTCGTTGGCAGCGATCTGAGCAAACTGGCGATCATCACGTTCGCTGTCATCTTCGTGATATCAGCGCTGTTCCTGAGGAGTCCGGTGGCCGGGCTCATCCTGGTTGGCACCGCTGGCACGTCGTACCTGTGCGCGCTTGGCGCCAGTATGCTGATCTGGCGGCACATACTCGGCCGCGATCTGCATTGGTCGGTGCCTCCCATCGCGTTTGTCCTCGTGGTCGCCGTGGGTTCAACGTGCAACCTGCTCTTGACGCTGCGCATCCGCGAAGAGGTTCCTGCAGGACCGCGCACCGCCATCATCCGGGCATTCGCCACGACCGGGGCATTGGCGACCATCGCTGGAATGGTGGTCGGGCTAGCGGTAGCCGCACTGGCCGCAAGCAGTGTGCTGAGCGTGGCACAGATCGGGGTCGCTGTCGGCGTTGGCTTGGTGTTGGACGCCCTGGTCGTGCGCAACCTCGTCCTACCCGCCCTGCTCGTTGTGTTGGGTCGTTGGTCCTGGTGGCCCGGCAGCCCTGGCTACTCCCTGCAGGACGTCGAAAGCCCGGACAGGTCAAGCGAAGTCGTGGCGACCTCGGCCATGTGA
- a CDS encoding antibiotic biosynthesis monooxygenase, translated as MAFDPTAITLFHPPSDPEGFATWVAEYRAAARRAHGYVGALESVHATEYLDWALKVSFASAELLESWLDSAERQALLIEGQAQGYWRSAPDLIIAEGELPPANVAVFLHSVAPGKEAEFVAAHGDLKLATSAFLGYQGTAIFPADSSGQWMTVIRFRTAGQLTAWVQSPERRDALPQLRDKLTRDFAELSSSAPFGSTVRVADGQTRITPAWKTAMLVLLCLYPTATVITMELSPALNRLGLHQALTMFVGNVTSVALLQWILVPAVSRPFRRWLDPIDGATARVTLVGVAMVVLAYAALVLLFALTTS; from the coding sequence ATGGCGTTTGACCCTACGGCGATCACGCTTTTTCATCCGCCCAGTGATCCCGAGGGCTTCGCCACGTGGGTCGCCGAATACCGTGCCGCAGCGCGTCGCGCCCATGGATACGTGGGCGCTCTCGAATCAGTTCACGCGACCGAATACCTCGATTGGGCTCTCAAGGTTTCTTTCGCCAGCGCCGAGCTGCTCGAATCATGGCTCGACAGCGCCGAACGACAAGCCTTACTGATCGAAGGTCAAGCACAAGGATACTGGCGATCCGCCCCGGATCTGATCATCGCCGAAGGCGAACTACCACCGGCCAACGTTGCGGTCTTCCTGCATAGCGTGGCACCTGGCAAGGAAGCTGAATTCGTTGCGGCCCACGGTGATCTGAAGCTCGCTACGTCGGCGTTCCTCGGATACCAAGGCACAGCGATCTTTCCGGCGGATTCATCCGGTCAGTGGATGACGGTGATTCGCTTTCGCACCGCGGGCCAGCTGACCGCATGGGTCCAGTCACCTGAACGCCGAGACGCGTTGCCGCAACTGCGGGACAAACTGACCCGGGATTTCGCCGAGCTCTCAAGCAGTGCGCCATTCGGATCAACCGTTCGCGTTGCCGACGGTCAGACCAGGATCACCCCGGCATGGAAGACTGCCATGCTAGTGCTGCTCTGCCTGTACCCGACCGCGACGGTGATCACCATGGAACTGTCTCCAGCACTCAACCGTCTTGGTCTCCACCAGGCCTTGACCATGTTCGTGGGCAACGTCACCAGCGTTGCCCTGCTGCAATGGATCCTCGTCCCGGCGGTGTCGCGCCCGTTTCGGCGTTGGCTCGACCCGATAGACGGCGCAACGGCCCGCGTGACTCTGGTCGGCGTCGCGATGGTCGTTCTTGCCTACGCCGCGCTGGTGCTTCTTTTCGCACTCACAACAAGCTAG
- a CDS encoding sulfite oxidase, producing the protein MIVRARSPYNAEPPAAVLASSDITPVEAFYARNHGAIPDIAAQQWRLQVSGCVDTPLTLTYDQLRHEFEQHEVVATLACAGNRRAEMLRVQPIPGKEPWEHGAISTARWGGVRLADFLQAAGTQHSEGLHVAFEAPDVAPEARPVQTYGSSIPLSKAMSSEVLLAWQMNSEPLPPAHGGPVRVVVPGYVGARSVKWITAVTVQPGPSENYFQARDYRILPPEADPDSVTSGEGIALSSLTLSCDILDPTDGDHVPPGALTIRGYGLAGDGRSVERIDVSVDDGLTWQQAVLQSPASAWSWRPWSLTVDVESGPLHIIARAWDDTGALQPESVASLWNPRGYGNNAWARAALCVQ; encoded by the coding sequence ATGATTGTGCGGGCGCGCTCGCCGTATAACGCTGAGCCGCCGGCTGCGGTGCTGGCCAGCAGCGACATCACCCCGGTCGAGGCGTTCTATGCCCGCAATCACGGCGCGATCCCGGATATCGCGGCTCAGCAGTGGCGCCTGCAGGTCAGCGGGTGCGTGGATACGCCGCTCACCCTGACGTACGACCAGTTGAGGCACGAATTCGAGCAACACGAGGTGGTGGCGACGTTGGCGTGCGCCGGTAATCGGCGTGCGGAGATGCTGCGGGTGCAACCGATTCCGGGTAAGGAGCCATGGGAGCACGGCGCGATATCGACCGCGCGGTGGGGAGGCGTGCGTCTCGCTGATTTCCTTCAGGCCGCCGGAACGCAACACTCGGAAGGTCTGCACGTGGCGTTTGAGGCCCCAGACGTCGCTCCTGAGGCCCGGCCCGTGCAAACCTACGGCAGCTCGATCCCGCTCAGTAAGGCCATGTCATCGGAAGTGCTGCTGGCGTGGCAGATGAACTCCGAGCCCCTGCCGCCCGCCCATGGCGGTCCTGTCCGGGTCGTCGTGCCTGGATACGTCGGCGCCCGCAGCGTCAAGTGGATTACCGCGGTCACCGTGCAGCCCGGCCCCTCGGAAAACTATTTCCAGGCCCGCGACTACCGGATCCTGCCTCCGGAGGCCGACCCCGACAGCGTCACGTCGGGGGAGGGGATTGCGCTATCGTCGCTGACGCTGAGCTGTGACATCCTCGATCCCACCGACGGCGATCACGTACCGCCCGGCGCGTTGACCATCCGTGGCTACGGGTTGGCCGGCGATGGCCGCAGCGTGGAGCGCATCGACGTATCCGTCGATGACGGGCTCACCTGGCAGCAGGCGGTCCTGCAGTCCCCGGCCAGTGCATGGTCGTGGCGGCCATGGTCGCTGACGGTTGACGTCGAATCGGGACCTTTGCATATCATCGCGCGCGCCTGGGACGACACGGGCGCGCTGCAACCCGAATCAGTTGCATCCCTGTGGAATCCGCGCGGGTATGGGAATAACGCCTGGGCCCGCGCCGCGTTGTGCGTGCAATGA